From Heliomicrobium modesticaldum Ice1, a single genomic window includes:
- the dut gene encoding dUTP diphosphatase, producing MKVQIKRLHPEAMIPERQTKLASGFDLHVLDAVLPENASDPYYDHFEAIRIFPGERILVRTGIAIQMGEGMEAQVRPRSGLALRHGITLLNSPGTVDADYTGDVGVILINLGDKHVDIRKKDRVAQLVFQPVFHQVELEERESLNETERGDGGFGHTGVNSQP from the coding sequence ATGAAAGTACAAATAAAACGACTACATCCAGAGGCGATGATTCCCGAAAGGCAGACGAAACTGGCGAGCGGATTTGACCTGCATGTGCTCGACGCCGTTCTCCCGGAAAACGCCAGCGATCCCTATTACGATCATTTTGAGGCCATTCGGATCTTCCCGGGGGAGCGCATCTTGGTCCGTACAGGAATCGCCATTCAAATGGGGGAAGGGATGGAGGCGCAGGTCCGACCTCGCAGCGGGCTGGCCTTACGGCATGGCATCACCCTGCTGAACAGTCCCGGCACCGTGGATGCTGACTATACCGGTGATGTGGGCGTGATTCTGATCAATCTTGGCGACAAGCATGTAGATATACGAAAAAAGGACCGAGTGGCCCAACTGGTTTTTCAACCGGTCTTCCACCAGGTGGAACTGGAAGAGAGAGAAAGTTTGAATGAAACGGAACGCGGCGATGGGGGATTTGGCCACACAGGGGTCAATAGTCAACCCTGA
- a CDS encoding SpoVG family protein, protein MKITDVQIRKLFDDSELKAIASMTIDDMFVIHDIKVVEGEKGIYVSLPPIAQPVSPQINSTIAEVVIRSYQSALADEELSLKQ, encoded by the coding sequence ATGAAAATCACCGATGTGCAGATCCGGAAGCTCTTCGATGACAGCGAATTGAAAGCTATCGCATCCATGACGATTGACGATATGTTTGTCATTCATGACATCAAGGTCGTTGAAGGGGAGAAAGGGATCTATGTCTCTCTACCCCCCATCGCGCAGCCGGTTTCTCCTCAAATAAACTCGACGATTGCTGAGGTCGTGATCCGGAGCTATCAGAGTGCTCTGGCTGATGAAGAATTGTCTCTAAAACAGTAG
- a CDS encoding SpoVG family protein — MEITDVQITRVQLDKIKAIASITLDDALIINGIKVIEGSEGLTVEMPRRKPFTEGIRYSAHPTNKEAWEYVTQTVIDAFYQMECRQEYCAIPPVFTGKKDKEEGVRR; from the coding sequence ATGGAGATAACGGACGTACAAATCACACGAGTACAGTTGGATAAAATCAAAGCGATTGCGTCGATCACACTGGATGACGCCTTGATCATCAATGGGATCAAGGTGATCGAAGGGTCTGAAGGGTTGACTGTGGAGATGCCTCGACGCAAGCCCTTTACGGAGGGGATCCGTTATTCAGCCCATCCAACCAACAAAGAAGCCTGGGAGTATGTCACACAGACAGTCATCGACGCTTTTTATCAAATGGAGTGCAGGCAAGAATATTGCGCCATCCCACCGGTCTTCACCGGCAAGAAAGACAAAGAGGAAGGTGTGCGCCGATGA